A single region of the Vespula pensylvanica isolate Volc-1 chromosome 8, ASM1446617v1, whole genome shotgun sequence genome encodes:
- the LOC122631165 gene encoding torso-like protein — translation MWTSRSISLLITTMIVLIGDRTTNSQKPRLGGAVNVFTRYGYLSISMRVVPRNDTDTWIFREPTLDVFRNPMAMPPNQLQQGKSMTSVFDGDFHMEFCDNVRQLLQAYFRDFAFEKLERPWRAFTGSWSKAAIARHLGINSSFIGGDYCYVLVRVARFRDNQKLIATAESLLLDEVVLRETENVTVGDTFSVVNFIRNYGSHYIASYITGNSLYQVFVYTPQVYLRIKERLKTRGVSELSTLELNNYFSPWYAEHMGAIQSASGNRSVEAWAVERLRVQYYIFSYASLLKLHGDATLLRQLDGLLGNEALLQLQLRTLAPVFKDSKRREWFLEVIDNYFKLWEVNM, via the exons ATGTGGACGAGCAGGAGCATAAGTCTCCTGATAACGACAATGATCGTCCTAATCGGCGATCGGACGACGAATTCTCAAAAGCCTCGGCTTGGTGGTGCCGTAAACGTTTTCACTCGTTACGGTTATCTCAGCATCAGTATGAGGGTTGTACCACGTAACGATACGGACACTTGGATATTTCGCGAACCAACTTTGGATGTCTTTAGGAATCCAATGGCGATGCCACCGAATCAATTACAACAAGGGAAATCTATGACGAGCGTATTCGATGGTGATTTTCACATGGAATTTTGTGACAACGTAAGGCAACTCCTACAGGCATATTTCCGTGATTTCGCTTTCGAGAAATTAGAAAGACCTTGGCGAGCCTTTACTGGCAGTTGGTCCAAGGCCGCCATAGCCAGGCATCTTGGTATCAACTCCTCTTTCATCGGTGGTGATTATTGTTACGTGCTTGTACGGGTCGCCAGATTTCGAGATAATCAGAAGCTAATTGCCACTGCTGAATCTTTACTCCTCGATGAAGTTGTACTCAGGGAAACGGAAAACGTCACAGTTGGTGATACCTTCAGTGTCGTTAACTTCATCAGGAATTATGGCTCTCATTACATCGCTTCTTATATCACTGGAAATTCACTCTATCAG GTATTTGTTTACACCCCTCaagtatatctacgtataaaGGAACGTTTGAAAACACGGGGTGTCTCGGAGCTTTCGACCTTggaattaaacaattatttctcACCTTGGTACGCCGAGCATATGGGTGCCATACAATCAGCAAGCGGTAATCGTTCAGTAGAAGCTTGGGCAGTCGAGAGACTCCGAGTACAGTATTACATCTTCTCGTATGCGAGCTTGCTAAAGCTTCATGGTGATGCGACCTTGCTTAGACAATTGGATGGCTTGCTCGGAAACGAGGCACTGTTACAACTTCAACTTCGTACCTTGGCACCAGTTTTCAAGGATTCGAAGAGACGCGAGTGGTTCCTAGAAGTGATCGACAATTATTTTAAGCTTTGGGAAGTGAACATGTGA